The stretch of DNA TAGGCACTTCCTCGTAAGGAGCCCATTACAAATATATTTCCTCCTGCTTTCACCGTTCCTCCTGGATTTACATCTCCTACTAATAGAAGATCTCCTTCCACTTCCAGAACTTGCCCCGATCGAATCATTTTCGCGACAGTAACAATTTCAGATTCACGCTTCCACGCTAATGCTTCTTCCTTTGTTACAACATTACTCTCAATTGATTCTACAATAAGATTTTTCTTGCTGCGTATAATATCTCGTAGTTTTTCTTTTTGTTTATTTGTTACATATCGGTTACCGACTTTCAGCCGGACTCCTAGCAATGGAGAATCATCTTGGTTGCTATTCGATGTTAGCTTCCGTTCTATTTCTTCTACTAATTCTTGAAACGAGCACGTATCATCGAGATGCAACGTAAGTCCTTCTTTTGTTCCCTTTATTGTTACATATTGTTGTTTTTGTTTACTCACGACGTTCACCTCAACGTATAACCAATTCGACACAAGGAATCGTAAATCCTTTTTCCTACTCCTATTTTAATTGTATAGAAAAAATAAAAAAAAGAAAGACTTCGTTTTAAACTAAATAATATTAATCTTCATTTTCATAATAAATAAGTTTTTCACAAAATTTCTTTAAAGGATACATTAAGAGAATTGTCGCTATTCCATTAAACGCTAATGTTGGTACTAAACGTAATAACAAAAATTCTTGCTGTACCATCCTTGTACTACCAATAATGGAATGAACTCCATATGCAAAATATTCGACAAGTGTAATCCCTATTAGTGTTACAAAAAACACAACGACAACGTTTGCGTGTACGATTTTCATTATTTTAGAAACAATATAAGACATAACGGTGAAAGCAAACATGTATATTCCAATAATGTCGGTATATACAACGTCATACAATAAACCGAAAAGAAAGCTATATACAAGTCCATACGACTCGTTAGCAAAAATGGTTACTAGTATAAGAGAAATAATGATTAATCTTGGAACGATAATCCATTCTTCATTCATTTGACGGAGAGGAGTGACATCAATGAAAATACTATCTAAGATGAACAGCGATAGGATGATAAGTGGTAAGAAATATTTCCTCACTCCGCTTCCTCCTCTAGGTCTTCTTCCTCAACTTCTTCTTCAACCTCAAACGAATCAAGTTCTGATACCATGTTTCTTTTCACAATCATCA from Sutcliffiella cohnii encodes:
- the mreD gene encoding rod shape-determining protein MreD — its product is MRKYFLPLIILSLFILDSIFIDVTPLRQMNEEWIIVPRLIIISLILVTIFANESYGLVYSFLFGLLYDVVYTDIIGIYMFAFTVMSYIVSKIMKIVHANVVVVFFVTLIGITLVEYFAYGVHSIIGSTRMVQQEFLLLRLVPTLAFNGIATILLMYPLKKFCEKLIYYENED
- the minC gene encoding septum site-determining protein MinC, with the translated sequence MSKQKQQYVTIKGTKEGLTLHLDDTCSFQELVEEIERKLTSNSNQDDSPLLGVRLKVGNRYVTNKQKEKLRDIIRSKKNLIVESIESNVVTKEEALAWKRESEIVTVAKMIRSGQVLEVEGDLLLVGDVNPGGTVKAGGNIFVMGSLRGSAYAGQAEKDDAIIAASIMKPTLLSISDTINRAPDLSEQLEGSNEMECAYILDKNIVIDRLQMLSHLRPMLTRLERRM